In a genomic window of Plutella xylostella chromosome 16, ilPluXylo3.1, whole genome shotgun sequence:
- the LOC105382912 gene encoding mediator of RNA polymerase II transcription subunit 31 translates to MMAGKVMPETEEQNRIRFQVELEFVQCLANPNYIHFLAQRGYLKEQTFVNYIRYLQYWREPEYARYLKYPVCLHFLELLQHEHFRRECVSAQVCKFMDDQAILLWQHYTRRRTRTLQPPDAAAAAAPPPSQPPRHQS, encoded by the exons ATGATGGCTGGAAAAG tAATGCCCGAGACTGAAGAACAAAATAGGATACGATTTCAGGTTGAATTAGAATTCGTCCAGTGCCTAGCCAATCCCAACTACATAcact TTCTAGCGCAACGTGGCTACCTGAAGGAGCAGACGTTTGTGAACTACATCCGCTACCTGCAGTACTGGCGCGAGCCGGAGTACGCGCGCTACCTCAAGTACCCCGTGTGCCTGCACTTCCTAGAGCTGCTGCAGCACGAGCACTTCCGCCGGGAGTGCGTGTCCGCGCAG GTGTGCAAGTTCATGGACGACCAGGCGATCCTGCTGTGGCAGCACTACACGCGCCGGCGCACGCGCACGCTGCAGCCGcccgacgccgccgccgccgccgcgccgccgccgtcgcagCCGCCCAGACACCAGTCATAG
- the LOC105382903 gene encoding glucose dehydrogenase [FAD, quinone], producing MWACEPGLTSTIAESYAGAGPLFVNTLQTFLAAHCALVGDHVWPADAKEHVVRDPYYDFIVVGAGSAGAVVANRLSEVPEWRVLLVEAGGNPTLGTEAPQVFLANLKTKEDWGYKTEHQPGACGAYKTKGCYWPRGKVLGGTSSINAMFYVRGNKQDYNEWAAAGNTGWSYDDVLPYFKKSEDFYKPLTSETAEYHGSGGYLHVEHTEDVADIEKLLLQANAELGLEITDDVTGAQQMGVTRALTTTKDGVRQSTARAFLSPIRERRNFHVLKDALATKILFKPNTTEVTGILVNKNGKDIEIYANKEVIVSAGSINTPQLLMLSGIGPKKHLQQIGIEVKADLPVGENLQDHAFAAMMFTTRSDSDLASLPNIVGGIYQFMLHQKGQFSDLSPHRITGFINTLDPKATFPDIQTHHIAMLPNLTNIVDLFALHDSSQEVQDQFQEIIKDNFVLVPYIVLLKPNSKGRILLKNKDPADKPLIYANYFDDSEDLKTVVRGMRYVAKYRQTKSFQSIGLKLRWFELEACKGLDEESDEFYECMARQITFSLYHPTSTAKMGPESDRFAVVDPELRVRGVAGLRVMDASVMPSIVRGNTNAPVIMIAEKGADLVKKHWGMLDPVNHSGL from the exons ATGTGGGCGTGCGAGCCTGGGCTGACGTCCACGATCGCGGAGAGCTACGCGGGCGCGGGGCCGCTCTTCGTGAACACGCTGCAGACATTCCTGGCGGCGCACTGCGCACTGGTGGGGGACCATGTGTGGCCCGCTGATGCCAAGGAACATGTTGTGAGAG ATCCGTACTATGACTTCATTGTTGTGGGTGCTGGCTCAGCGGGGGCGGTGGTGGCCAACCGACTGAGCGAGGTGCCGGAGTGGCGGGTGCTGCTGGTGGAGGCCGGAGGAAACCCAACCCTCGGCACTGAG GCACCCCAAGTATTCTTGGCTAACCTGAAAACCAAAGAAGATTGGGGGTACAAGACGGAGCACCAGCCAGGAGCCTGCGGAGCTTACAAAACTAAGGGTTGCTACTGGCCGCGAGGCAAGGTGCTGGGAGGTACCAGCAGCATCAACGCCATGTTCTACGTGAGAGGCAATAAGCAGGACTACAACGAGTGGGCCGCGGCCGGCAACACCGGCTGGAGCTACGACGACGTCCTACCATACTTCAAGAAGAGCGAAGATTTCTACAAACCACTGACATCAGAAACAGCCGAGTATCACGGCTCCGGAGGATACCTCCACGTGGAGCACACCGAGGATGTCGCTGATATAGAAAAGCTGTTGCTCCAAGCGAATGCTGAACTTGGTTTGGAAATAACTGATGATGTAACTGGAGCTCAACAAATGGGTGTAACTAGAGCGCTAACTACAACCAAAGATGGTGTAAGACAAAGTACTGCTCGAGCTTTTCTTAGCCCCATAAGAGAACGTCGTAATTTCCATGTCTTAAAAGATGCGCTAGCTACCAAAATTCTGTTCAAACCGAATACTACTGAAGTGACTGGTATTCTAGTCAATAAAAATGGTAAAGATATTGAAATTTATGCCAATAAAGAAGTGATCGTATCCGCTGGATCAATCAATACTCCACAGTTGTTGATGCTATCCGGCATCGGACCCAAGAAACATCTCCAACAAATAGGGATTGAAGTTAAAGCAGATCTACCAGTTGGTGAAAACTTACAAGACCACGCATTTGCTGCCATGATGTTCACAACAAGGAGTGATAGTGACCTCGCATCTCTTCCAAATATTGTCGGAGGTATCTACCAGTTCATGCTGCATCAGAAAGGTCAGTTCTCTGATTTGAGCCCTCACAGAATTACCGggtttataaacactttagaTCCGAAAGCTACATTCCCAGATATCCAAACTCATCACATTGCTATGTTACCTAATTTAACGAATATTGTAGATTTATTTGCCCTCCACGATTCATCGCAAGAGGTGCAGGATCAATTTCAGGAAATTATTAAAGACAACTTCGTTTTAGTTCCTTATATAGTGTTACTTAAACCAAATTCTAAAGGCAGAATACTGCTAAAGAATAAAGATCCTGCAGATAAGCCGTTAATTTATGCTAATTACTTTGATGATTCAGAGGACCTGAAAACTGTGGTAAGAGGGATGAGGTATGTAGCAAAGTATCGTCAAACGAAATCGTTTCAGTCCATTGGTTTAAAGTTGCGTTGGTTTGAGCTAGAAGCTTGCAAGGGTCTTGACGAAGAATCTGATGAGTTCTACGAATGCATGGCGAGACAGATAACATTCTCCCTGTATCACCCTACAAGCACGGCAAAAATGGGTCCAGAAAGTGATCGTTTTGCCGTCGTTGATCCAGAGCTACGAGTGAGAGGCGTGGCGGGTCTGCGAGTGATGGACGCCAGCGTGATGCCGAGCATCGTGAGGGGAAACACCAACGCACCAGTGATCATGATCGCGGAGAAAGGGGCGGACCTTGTGAAAAAACATTGGGGGATGCTGGACCCAGTGAATCATTCTGGATTGTGA
- the LOC105383412 gene encoding pickpocket protein 28 isoform X2, whose product MVPTQERVRPCGCLPACSGAAARKDLREYLLTSTLHGLRYIGEGRLTWFERVFWLLAFAFSLICASFFILNIYDKWRSAPMIVSINPRSLLLADLPFPAVTICNVNQAKKSVAHRYKETGSSKDKKLLQSLCTSNNDTAIFDNSTDNADWEYFRAFLINVTQPCSEMLDQCYWNDERQDCQDLFNAQLTDEGLCCTFNVVHRDMMFRNPKDLYDLNLTFPLPAVDWTPEGGYPPDSPESGFPWRPLGTGTHHGLTLVLDTNIDEYYCGSTSSPGFKILLHNPTETPKIAAYGDIYGPGAEARVAVTPRILDAQPQLQAIDRAQRLCVFSSERNLTFYRTYTQRNCEMECEAETMLNTCQCVQYFMPKNRSTRVCGKADAECYSGRTLPGNREESSGGGCGCLPACTEISYSERRSSAPLSNTLIEQNRYIGEETPDYFKANMLVVHFFFEDNSFIRYTKGEIFGLTEFLSNTGGLLGLCMGFSMMSFIELIYFLTLKALCATIKRKPRPRHFPT is encoded by the exons ATGGTACCTACGCAGGAGCGGGTGCGCCCCTGCGGCTGCCTGCCGGCGTGctcgggggcggcggcgcggaaGGACCTGCGCGAGTACCTGCTCACCTCCACGCTGCACGGCCTGCGCTACATCGGCGAGGGCCGGCTCACCTGGTTCGAGAG AGTATTCTGGCTGCTAGCCTTCGCGTTCTCCCTAATCTGCGCGTCGTTCTTCATCCTGAACATCTACGACAAGTGGCGCAGCGCCCCCATGATCGTGAGCATCAACCCGCGCAGCCTGCTACTGGCAGACCTCCCCTTCCCGGCCGTCACCATCTGCAACGTCAACCAGGCCAAGAAGTCCGTGGCGCATCGGTACAAGGAGACTGG ATCATCAAAAGACAAGAAGCTGCTGCAGAGCCTGTGCACGTCCAACAACGACACCGCCATCTTCGACAACAGCACCGACAACGCCGACTGGGAGTACTTCCGCGCCTTCCTCATCAAT GTGACGCAGCCGTGCAGCGAGATGCTGGACCAGTGCTACTGGAACGACGAGCGGCAGGACTGCCAGGACCTGTTCAACGCGCAGCTCACGGACGAGGGGCTCTGCTGCACCTTCAACGTCGTGCATCGCGACATGATGTTCCGGAACCC GAAGGACCTGTACGACTTGAACCTGACGTTTCCTCTGCCGGCGGTGGACTGGACGCCGGAGGGCGGCTACCCGCCGGACTCGCCGGAATCCGGCTTCCCTTGGAGACCCTTAG GAACGGGCACGCACCACGGGCTGACGCTGGTGCTGGACACCAACATCGACGAGTACTACTGCGGCTCCACCAGCAGCCCCGGGTTCAAG ATCCTGCTACACAACCCGACGGAGACCCCCAAGATAGCCGCGTACGGGGACATCTACGGGCCGGGCGCGGAGGCGCGCGTGGCGGTGACCCCGCGCATACTGGACGCGCAGCCGCAGCTGCAGGCCATCGACCGCGCCCAGCGCCTCTGCGTGTTCTCCAGCGAGAGGAACTTGACCTTCTACAG AACCTACACGCAACGCAACTGTGAGATGGAATGCGAGGCGGAGACCATGCTGAACACTTGTCAATGCGTGCAGTACTTTATGCCGA AAAACCGATCGACCCGAGTGTGCGGCAAAGCCGATGCGGAATGCTACTCAGGAAGAACTCTACCTG GTAACCGCGAGGAGtcgagcggcggcggctgcggctGCCTGCCGGCGTGCACGGAGATCTCGTACAGTGAGCGCCGCAGCTCCGCGCCGCTCAGCAACACGCTCATCGAGCAGAACCGCTACATCGGCGAGGAGACGCCCGACTACTTCAA GGCCAACATGCTAGTAGTCCACTTCTTCTTTGAAGACAACTCTTTCATTCGCTACACTAAGGGAGAAATCTTTGGACTGACTGAATTTTTAT CGAACACGGGCGGTCTCCTCGGGCTGTGCATGGGGTTCAGCATGATGAGCTTCATCGAGCTCATTTACTTCCTGACGCTGAAGGCTCTGTGCGCCACCATCAAGAGGAAGCCCAGGCCACGACACTTCCCTACCTAA
- the LOC105383412 gene encoding pickpocket protein 28 isoform X3 — protein MVPTQERVRPCGCLPACSGAAARKDLREYLLTSTLHGLRYIGEGRLTWFERVFWLLAFAFSLICASFFILNIYDKWRSAPMIVSINPRSLLLADLPFPAVTICNVNQAKKSVAHRYKETGSSKDKKLLQSLCTSNNDTAIFDNSTDNADWEYFRAFLINVTQPCSEMLDQCYWNDERQDCQDLFNAQLTDEGLCCTFNVVHRDMMFRNPKDLYDLNLTFPLPAVDWTPEGGYPPDSPESGFPWRPLGTGTHHGLTLVLDTNIDEYYCGSTSSPGFKILLHNPTETPKIAAYGDIYGPGAEARVAVTPRILDAQPQLQAIDRAQRLCVFSSERNLTFYRTYTQRNCEMECEAETMLNTCQCVQYFMPKNRSTRVCGKADAECYSGRTLPGNLSSLDLLLTPRPSQVTARSRAAAAAAACRRARRSRTVSAAAPRRSATRSSSRTATSARRRPTTSTNTGGLLGLCMGFSMMSFIELIYFLTLKALCATIKRKPRPRHFPT, from the exons ATGGTACCTACGCAGGAGCGGGTGCGCCCCTGCGGCTGCCTGCCGGCGTGctcgggggcggcggcgcggaaGGACCTGCGCGAGTACCTGCTCACCTCCACGCTGCACGGCCTGCGCTACATCGGCGAGGGCCGGCTCACCTGGTTCGAGAG AGTATTCTGGCTGCTAGCCTTCGCGTTCTCCCTAATCTGCGCGTCGTTCTTCATCCTGAACATCTACGACAAGTGGCGCAGCGCCCCCATGATCGTGAGCATCAACCCGCGCAGCCTGCTACTGGCAGACCTCCCCTTCCCGGCCGTCACCATCTGCAACGTCAACCAGGCCAAGAAGTCCGTGGCGCATCGGTACAAGGAGACTGG ATCATCAAAAGACAAGAAGCTGCTGCAGAGCCTGTGCACGTCCAACAACGACACCGCCATCTTCGACAACAGCACCGACAACGCCGACTGGGAGTACTTCCGCGCCTTCCTCATCAAT GTGACGCAGCCGTGCAGCGAGATGCTGGACCAGTGCTACTGGAACGACGAGCGGCAGGACTGCCAGGACCTGTTCAACGCGCAGCTCACGGACGAGGGGCTCTGCTGCACCTTCAACGTCGTGCATCGCGACATGATGTTCCGGAACCC GAAGGACCTGTACGACTTGAACCTGACGTTTCCTCTGCCGGCGGTGGACTGGACGCCGGAGGGCGGCTACCCGCCGGACTCGCCGGAATCCGGCTTCCCTTGGAGACCCTTAG GAACGGGCACGCACCACGGGCTGACGCTGGTGCTGGACACCAACATCGACGAGTACTACTGCGGCTCCACCAGCAGCCCCGGGTTCAAG ATCCTGCTACACAACCCGACGGAGACCCCCAAGATAGCCGCGTACGGGGACATCTACGGGCCGGGCGCGGAGGCGCGCGTGGCGGTGACCCCGCGCATACTGGACGCGCAGCCGCAGCTGCAGGCCATCGACCGCGCCCAGCGCCTCTGCGTGTTCTCCAGCGAGAGGAACTTGACCTTCTACAG AACCTACACGCAACGCAACTGTGAGATGGAATGCGAGGCGGAGACCATGCTGAACACTTGTCAATGCGTGCAGTACTTTATGCCGA AAAACCGATCGACCCGAGTGTGCGGCAAAGCCGATGCGGAATGCTACTCAGGAAGAACTCTACCTG GTAACCTCTCGTCCCTCGACTTACTCTTAACCCCTCGTCCGTCGCAGGTAACCGCGAGGAGtcgagcggcggcggctgcggctGCCTGCCGGCGTGCACGGAGATCTCGTACAGTGAGCGCCGCAGCTCCGCGCCGCTCAGCAACACGCTCATCGAGCAGAACCGCTACATCGGCGAGGAGACGCCCGACTACTTCAA CGAACACGGGCGGTCTCCTCGGGCTGTGCATGGGGTTCAGCATGATGAGCTTCATCGAGCTCATTTACTTCCTGACGCTGAAGGCTCTGTGCGCCACCATCAAGAGGAAGCCCAGGCCACGACACTTCCCTACCTAA
- the LOC105383412 gene encoding pickpocket protein 28 isoform X1 has translation MVPTQERVRPCGCLPACSGAAARKDLREYLLTSTLHGLRYIGEGRLTWFERVFWLLAFAFSLICASFFILNIYDKWRSAPMIVSINPRSLLLADLPFPAVTICNVNQAKKSVAHRYKETGSSKDKKLLQSLCTSNNDTAIFDNSTDNADWEYFRAFLINVTQPCSEMLDQCYWNDERQDCQDLFNAQLTDEGLCCTFNVVHRDMMFRNPKDLYDLNLTFPLPAVDWTPEGGYPPDSPESGFPWRPLGTGTHHGLTLVLDTNIDEYYCGSTSSPGFKILLHNPTETPKIAAYGDIYGPGAEARVAVTPRILDAQPQLQAIDRAQRLCVFSSERNLTFYRTYTQRNCEMECEAETMLNTCQCVQYFMPKNRSTRVCGKADAECYSGRTLPGNLSSLDLLLTPRPSQVTARSRAAAAAAACRRARRSRTVSAAAPRRSATRSSSRTATSARRRPTTSSRANMLVVHFFFEDNSFIRYTKGEIFGLTEFLSNTGGLLGLCMGFSMMSFIELIYFLTLKALCATIKRKPRPRHFPT, from the exons ATGGTACCTACGCAGGAGCGGGTGCGCCCCTGCGGCTGCCTGCCGGCGTGctcgggggcggcggcgcggaaGGACCTGCGCGAGTACCTGCTCACCTCCACGCTGCACGGCCTGCGCTACATCGGCGAGGGCCGGCTCACCTGGTTCGAGAG AGTATTCTGGCTGCTAGCCTTCGCGTTCTCCCTAATCTGCGCGTCGTTCTTCATCCTGAACATCTACGACAAGTGGCGCAGCGCCCCCATGATCGTGAGCATCAACCCGCGCAGCCTGCTACTGGCAGACCTCCCCTTCCCGGCCGTCACCATCTGCAACGTCAACCAGGCCAAGAAGTCCGTGGCGCATCGGTACAAGGAGACTGG ATCATCAAAAGACAAGAAGCTGCTGCAGAGCCTGTGCACGTCCAACAACGACACCGCCATCTTCGACAACAGCACCGACAACGCCGACTGGGAGTACTTCCGCGCCTTCCTCATCAAT GTGACGCAGCCGTGCAGCGAGATGCTGGACCAGTGCTACTGGAACGACGAGCGGCAGGACTGCCAGGACCTGTTCAACGCGCAGCTCACGGACGAGGGGCTCTGCTGCACCTTCAACGTCGTGCATCGCGACATGATGTTCCGGAACCC GAAGGACCTGTACGACTTGAACCTGACGTTTCCTCTGCCGGCGGTGGACTGGACGCCGGAGGGCGGCTACCCGCCGGACTCGCCGGAATCCGGCTTCCCTTGGAGACCCTTAG GAACGGGCACGCACCACGGGCTGACGCTGGTGCTGGACACCAACATCGACGAGTACTACTGCGGCTCCACCAGCAGCCCCGGGTTCAAG ATCCTGCTACACAACCCGACGGAGACCCCCAAGATAGCCGCGTACGGGGACATCTACGGGCCGGGCGCGGAGGCGCGCGTGGCGGTGACCCCGCGCATACTGGACGCGCAGCCGCAGCTGCAGGCCATCGACCGCGCCCAGCGCCTCTGCGTGTTCTCCAGCGAGAGGAACTTGACCTTCTACAG AACCTACACGCAACGCAACTGTGAGATGGAATGCGAGGCGGAGACCATGCTGAACACTTGTCAATGCGTGCAGTACTTTATGCCGA AAAACCGATCGACCCGAGTGTGCGGCAAAGCCGATGCGGAATGCTACTCAGGAAGAACTCTACCTG GTAACCTCTCGTCCCTCGACTTACTCTTAACCCCTCGTCCGTCGCAGGTAACCGCGAGGAGtcgagcggcggcggctgcggctGCCTGCCGGCGTGCACGGAGATCTCGTACAGTGAGCGCCGCAGCTCCGCGCCGCTCAGCAACACGCTCATCGAGCAGAACCGCTACATCGGCGAGGAGACGCCCGACTACTTCAAGTAG GGCCAACATGCTAGTAGTCCACTTCTTCTTTGAAGACAACTCTTTCATTCGCTACACTAAGGGAGAAATCTTTGGACTGACTGAATTTTTAT CGAACACGGGCGGTCTCCTCGGGCTGTGCATGGGGTTCAGCATGATGAGCTTCATCGAGCTCATTTACTTCCTGACGCTGAAGGCTCTGTGCGCCACCATCAAGAGGAAGCCCAGGCCACGACACTTCCCTACCTAA
- the LOC125488433 gene encoding glucose dehydrogenase [FAD, quinone]-like — MWACDAGLTSTIVESYAGAGPLFVNTLQTFLAAHCALVGDHLWPADAKEEVLRDPYYDFIVVGAGSGGAVVANRLSEVPEWRVLLVEAGGNPTLGTESPQIFYANLKTKLNWDYKTEPQPGACGAYKTKGCSWPRGKVLGGSSSINAMFYVRGNKEDYNEWAEAGNTGWSYDDVLPYFKKSEDFYKPLTSETAEHHGSGGYLHVEHTEDVADIEKLLLQANAELGLEITDDINGARQLGVTRALTTTKNGVRQSTARAFLSPIRDRPNFHVLKDTLATKILFKPNTNEVAGILVNKDGEDIEVYAKKEVIVSAGAINTPQLLMLSGIGPKQHLEKIGIEVKSDLPVGENLQDHPFVAMMFTTKSDSDLASLPNIVGGVSQYLLHQKGPLADLSPHRIVGFTNTLDPKATFPDVQTHYVVMVPNLTNIVDYFAIHDSSQEVQEQFQEIIKDNFVLIPYSVLLKPNSKGRILLKSKDPKDKPLIYANYFDDPEDLKTIIRGMRFIAKFRDTKSFQSIGLKLRWFELEACKGLDEESDEFYECMARQMTFSLYHPTSTAKMGPESDSLAVVDPELRVRGVRGLRVMDASVMPSIVRGNTNAPVIMIAERGADLVKKIWGKLERVNHSEL, encoded by the exons ATGTGGGCGTGCGATGCTGGTCTGACGTCCACGATCGTGGAGAGCTACGCGGGCGCGGGGCCGCTCTTCGTGAACACGCTGCAGACATTCCTGGCGGCGCACTGCGCGCTGGTGGGAGACCATCTGTGGCCCGCTGATGCCAAGGAGGAAGTGCTTAGAG ATCCGTACTATGACTTCATAGTGGTGGGCGCTGGCTCTGGCGGGGCGGTGGTGGCCAACAGACTGAGCGAGGTGCCGGAGTGGCGGGTGCTGCTGGTGGAGGCCGGAGGGAACCCCACCCTCGGCACTGAG TCGCCCCAAATATTCTATGCCAACCTGAAAACCAAACTAAATTGGGATTACAAGACGGAGCCCCAACCAGGAGCCTGCGGGGCCTACAAAACCAAAGGATGCTCGTGGCCACGGGGCAAGGTTCTGGGCGGCAGCAGCAGCATCAACGCCATGTTCTACGTGAGGGGCAACAAGGAGGACTACAACGAGTGGGCCGAGGCCGGCAACACCGGCTGGAGCTACGACGACGTCTTACCATACTTCAAGAAGAGCGAAGATTTTTACAAACCACTTACATCAGAAACAGCCGAGCATCACGGCTCCGGCGGATACCTCCACGTGGAGCACACCGAGGATGTCGCTGATATAGAAAAGCTGTTGCTCCAAGCAAATGCTGAACTTGGTCTGGAAATAACTGATGATATAAATGGAGCTCGACAATTGGGCGTTACAAGGGCGCTAACTACAACCAAAAATGGTGTAAGACAGAGTACTGCTCGAGCTTTTCTTAGCCCCATTAGAGACCGCCCAAATTTCCATGTCTTAAAAGACACGCTAGCGACCAAAATTCTGTTCAAGCCGAATACGAATGAAGTGGCTGGTATTCTAGTCAATAAAGATGGTGAAGATATTGAAGTTTATGCCAAGAAAGAAGTGATAGTATCTGCTGGAGCCATTAACACTCCACAGCTGCTAATGCTCTCCGGTATCGGACCCAAGCAACATCTCGAAAAAATAGGGATTGAAGTTAAATCGGACCTACCAGTTGGTGAAAACTTACAGGACCACCCATTTGTTGCCATGATGTTCACAACCAAGAGTGATAGCGACCTCGCATCTCTTCCAAATATTGTTGGAGGTGTCTCCCAGTACTTGCTACATCAGAAAGGTCCATTGGCCGATTTGAGCCCTCACAGAATTGTTGGGTTTACCAACACTTTAGATCCAAAAGCTACTTTTCCAGATGTTCAAACACATTACGTTGTTATGGTACCTAATCTAACGAATATTGTCGATTATTTTGCTATTCACGATTCTTCGCAAGAAGTACAGGAACAATTTCAGGAAATTATTAAAGACAACTTTGTTTTAATTCCTTATTCAGTATTGCTTAAACCAAATTCAAAGGGAAGAATACTACTAAAGAGCAAAGACCCTAAAGACAAGCCATTAATTTATGCAAATTACTTTGATGATCCAGAGGACCTGAAAACTATAATCAGAGGCATGAGGTTTATAGCAAAGTTTCGAGACACAAAATCATTCCAGTCCATTGGTTTAAAGTTGCGTTGGTTTGAGCTAGAAGCTTGCAAGGGGCTTGACGAAGAATCTGACGAGTTCTACGAATGCATGGCGAGACAGATGACATTCTCCCTTTATCACCCTACAAGCACGGCAAAAATGGGTCCAGAAAGTGATAGTTTAGCCGTCGTAGACCCAGAGCTACGAGTGAGAGGCGTGCGGGGACTGCGAGTGATGGACGCCAGCGTGATGCCGAGCATCGTGAGGGGAAACACCAACGCGCCAGTGATCATGATCGCGGAGAGAGGGGCGGATCTCGTGAAAAAAATTTGGGGGAAACTTGAGCGTGTAAATCATTCTGAGTTGTAG
- the LOC105383412 gene encoding pickpocket protein 28 isoform X4, with the protein MVPTQERVRPCGCLPACSGAAARKDLREYLLTSTLHGLRYIGEGRLTWFERVFWLLAFAFSLICASFFILNIYDKWRSAPMIVSINPRSLLLADLPFPAVTICNVNQAKKSVAHRYKETGSSKDKKLLQSLCTSNNDTAIFDNSTDNADWEYFRAFLINVTQPCSEMLDQCYWNDERQDCQDLFNAQLTDEGLCCTFNVVHRDMMFRNPKDLYDLNLTFPLPAVDWTPEGGYPPDSPESGFPWRPLGTGTHHGLTLVLDTNIDEYYCGSTSSPGFKILLHNPTETPKIAAYGDIYGPGAEARVAVTPRILDAQPQLQAIDRAQRLCVFSSERNLTFYRTYTQRNCEMECEAETMLNTCQCVQYFMPKNRSTRVCGKADAECYSGRTLPGNREESSGGGCGCLPACTEISYSERRSSAPLSNTLIEQNRYIGEETPDYFNEHGRSPRAVHGVQHDELHRAHLLPDAEGSVRHHQEEAQATTLPYLNSSLHILH; encoded by the exons ATGGTACCTACGCAGGAGCGGGTGCGCCCCTGCGGCTGCCTGCCGGCGTGctcgggggcggcggcgcggaaGGACCTGCGCGAGTACCTGCTCACCTCCACGCTGCACGGCCTGCGCTACATCGGCGAGGGCCGGCTCACCTGGTTCGAGAG AGTATTCTGGCTGCTAGCCTTCGCGTTCTCCCTAATCTGCGCGTCGTTCTTCATCCTGAACATCTACGACAAGTGGCGCAGCGCCCCCATGATCGTGAGCATCAACCCGCGCAGCCTGCTACTGGCAGACCTCCCCTTCCCGGCCGTCACCATCTGCAACGTCAACCAGGCCAAGAAGTCCGTGGCGCATCGGTACAAGGAGACTGG ATCATCAAAAGACAAGAAGCTGCTGCAGAGCCTGTGCACGTCCAACAACGACACCGCCATCTTCGACAACAGCACCGACAACGCCGACTGGGAGTACTTCCGCGCCTTCCTCATCAAT GTGACGCAGCCGTGCAGCGAGATGCTGGACCAGTGCTACTGGAACGACGAGCGGCAGGACTGCCAGGACCTGTTCAACGCGCAGCTCACGGACGAGGGGCTCTGCTGCACCTTCAACGTCGTGCATCGCGACATGATGTTCCGGAACCC GAAGGACCTGTACGACTTGAACCTGACGTTTCCTCTGCCGGCGGTGGACTGGACGCCGGAGGGCGGCTACCCGCCGGACTCGCCGGAATCCGGCTTCCCTTGGAGACCCTTAG GAACGGGCACGCACCACGGGCTGACGCTGGTGCTGGACACCAACATCGACGAGTACTACTGCGGCTCCACCAGCAGCCCCGGGTTCAAG ATCCTGCTACACAACCCGACGGAGACCCCCAAGATAGCCGCGTACGGGGACATCTACGGGCCGGGCGCGGAGGCGCGCGTGGCGGTGACCCCGCGCATACTGGACGCGCAGCCGCAGCTGCAGGCCATCGACCGCGCCCAGCGCCTCTGCGTGTTCTCCAGCGAGAGGAACTTGACCTTCTACAG AACCTACACGCAACGCAACTGTGAGATGGAATGCGAGGCGGAGACCATGCTGAACACTTGTCAATGCGTGCAGTACTTTATGCCGA AAAACCGATCGACCCGAGTGTGCGGCAAAGCCGATGCGGAATGCTACTCAGGAAGAACTCTACCTG GTAACCGCGAGGAGtcgagcggcggcggctgcggctGCCTGCCGGCGTGCACGGAGATCTCGTACAGTGAGCGCCGCAGCTCCGCGCCGCTCAGCAACACGCTCATCGAGCAGAACCGCTACATCGGCGAGGAGACGCCCGACTACTTCAA CGAACACGGGCGGTCTCCTCGGGCTGTGCATGGGGTTCAGCATGATGAGCTTCATCGAGCTCATTTACTTCCTGACGCTGAAGGCTCTGTGCGCCACCATCAAGAGGAAGCCCAGGCCACGACACTTCCCTACCTAAATTCATCTTTGCACATATTACACTGA